The following coding sequences lie in one Tepidimicrobium xylanilyticum genomic window:
- a CDS encoding thioredoxin domain-containing protein, giving the protein MFEYGKNVGKLEVINQIGLKAGIDIDEMNRRIDEGYYDEEMNEAKKLWSLYEVDSVPTFIANENKKVTL; this is encoded by the coding sequence ATATTTGAATATGGCAAAAATGTTGGTAAACTTGAAGTTATTAACCAGATAGGTTTAAAAGCTGGAATTGATATAGATGAAATGAACAGGCGCATTGATGAAGGCTACTATGATGAAGAAATGAATGAAGCAAAAAAATTATGGTCTTTGTATGAAGTAGATTCCGTTCCTACATTTATTGCTAATGAAAATAAAAAAGTAACCTTATAG
- a CDS encoding DsbA family protein has translation MTTIKIVSDFACPFCYIGFSIAERLIKENPDINIEWIPYELNPALPIEGGNLKDGIPQ, from the coding sequence ATGACTACTATAAAGATAGTTTCTGATTTTGCATGTCCCTTTTGCTATATAGGCTTTTCTATTGCTGAAAGATTGATAAAAGAAAATCCAGATATAAATATTGAATGGATCCCCTATGAATTAAACCCCGCTCTACCCATTGAAGGGGGAAATTTGAAGGATGGCATACCTCAATAA
- a CDS encoding putative signal transducing protein, with the protein MINKKHDCYTCDIEMVLLKTVYNSVELNLIENLLNEHNIPFVFRDYGSGGYMRVFSGFSIYGTDILVEKSMFEKASVLIDKFPFSK; encoded by the coding sequence TTGATTAATAAGAAACATGATTGCTATACCTGCGACATTGAAATGGTACTTTTGAAAACAGTCTATAATAGCGTGGAATTGAATTTAATTGAAAACTTATTAAATGAACATAATATTCCTTTTGTCTTTAGGGATTATGGAAGTGGAGGTTATATGAGGGTCTTTAGTGGCTTTTCCATCTATGGAACTGATATTTTAGTAGAAAAATCCATGTTTGAAAAAGCCAGTGTCCTAATTGACAAATTTCCATTTAGCAAATAA
- a CDS encoding GNAT family N-acetyltransferase produces the protein MEKQPILETNRLILRPFNLSDAKRVQELAGDSRIAETTLHIPHPYEDGLAALWISTHKDNYENGKSINYAIVIKGTEELIGEISLVLKLIHRKAEVGYWIGVPYWGKGYCTEACKKIIEFGFERYNLNRIYALAMVTNIGSWRVMEKVGMKYEGTRRQDIIKNGVPVDLKSYSILREEYYNSLSKEE, from the coding sequence ATGGAGAAGCAACCCATACTAGAAACCAATAGGTTGATATTAAGGCCTTTTAACTTATCAGATGCAAAAAGAGTGCAGGAATTGGCTGGAGATTCAAGGATAGCAGAAACAACCTTGCATATACCTCATCCCTATGAAGATGGATTAGCGGCACTATGGATAAGCACCCATAAAGATAATTATGAAAATGGGAAGAGCATCAATTATGCAATAGTAATAAAAGGTACTGAAGAATTGATTGGAGAAATAAGCCTTGTATTGAAGCTAATTCATAGAAAAGCAGAGGTAGGCTATTGGATTGGAGTTCCTTATTGGGGAAAGGGGTATTGTACAGAAGCTTGTAAAAAGATTATTGAGTTTGGATTTGAAAGATATAACTTAAATAGAATATATGCATTGGCAATGGTTACTAATATTGGCTCCTGGAGAGTAATGGAAAAGGTAGGCATGAAATATGAAGGCACTCGTAGACAGGATATAATTAAGAATGGGGTGCCAGTTGATTTAAAGAGTTATTCAATATTAAGAGAAGAGTATTATAACTCTTTATCCAAGGAGGAGTAG